A genome region from Archaeoglobus fulgidus DSM 4304 includes the following:
- a CDS encoding YkgJ family cysteine cluster protein: protein MHVPWRRVASWHCNACGMCCRVYTPRLTAYEYLKLRGTGFVIEKAGRFYIRKIGGKCPFQSGRLCSLQNDLKPLACKTFPFVVRRKGEEEGLFELNGDEFYVYADTFCPNLKIKRDRRPAVAELVREAVMLFTGRGRLSRLTATIPETAKPQQPPRRLVMA from the coding sequence ATGCACGTGCCATGGAGGCGTGTTGCTTCCTGGCACTGCAACGCCTGCGGGATGTGCTGCAGAGTTTACACGCCAAGGCTTACAGCCTACGAGTACCTGAAGCTCAGAGGCACCGGCTTTGTGATTGAGAAGGCAGGAAGATTTTACATTCGCAAAATTGGAGGGAAGTGCCCCTTCCAGAGTGGCAGGCTCTGCTCACTGCAAAACGACCTAAAGCCACTCGCATGCAAAACCTTCCCGTTCGTGGTGAGGAGGAAGGGAGAAGAGGAGGGGCTGTTTGAGCTTAATGGGGATGAGTTTTACGTTTATGCCGACACCTTCTGCCCCAACCTGAAAATAAAACGGGATAGGAGGCCAGCTGTTGCAGAACTGGTGAGAGAAGCGGTAATGCTCTTCACAGGTCGAGGAAGGTTAAGCAGGCTCACCGCAACAATCCCAGAAACTGCAAAGCCTCAACAACCCCCTCGCCGTCTGGTGATGGCGTAA
- a CDS encoding LEA type 2 family protein: protein MWGVVTDSQTEIVALAKVRNEDVVPIVVSGYHYTIEMNGVKVADGYENSPVTVKPKSKTTLKFSLRLNNSFIREWWVTHIANGEKTKIRVAIKPTIEVGGRDVEVPVFLRESEFTTKLLS from the coding sequence ATGTGGGGAGTTGTAACAGACAGCCAAACAGAAATTGTGGCTCTCGCTAAAGTCAGGAACGAGGATGTCGTTCCTATTGTAGTAAGCGGATACCACTACACCATTGAGATGAACGGCGTGAAGGTTGCCGATGGTTATGAAAATTCTCCAGTAACCGTAAAACCAAAATCGAAGACCACACTTAAGTTTTCTTTAAGGCTAAACAACAGTTTTATTCGAGAATGGTGGGTGACGCACATCGCGAATGGGGAGAAGACGAAAATCAGAGTCGCTATTAAACCAACCATTGAAGTAGGGGGCAGAGACGTTGAAGTTCCCGTGTTCCTGAGGGAGTCTGAGTTTACGACGAAACTCCTGAGTTAA
- a CDS encoding phosphoglycolate phosphatase, producing MFKPKAIAVDIDGTLTDRKRALNCRAVEALRKVKIPVILATGNISCFARAAAKLIGVSDVVICENGGVVRFEYDGEDIVLGDKEKCVEAVRVLEKHYEVELLDFEYRKSEVCMRRSFDINEARKLIEGMGVKLVDSGFAYHIMDADVSKGKALKFVAERLGISSAEFAVIGDSENDIDMFRVAGFGIAVANADERLKEYADLVTPSPDGEGVVEALQFLGLLR from the coding sequence ATGTTCAAACCAAAGGCCATCGCAGTTGACATAGATGGCACCCTCACCGACAGAAAGAGGGCTCTGAACTGCAGGGCTGTTGAAGCTCTCCGCAAGGTAAAAATTCCCGTGATTTTGGCCACTGGTAACATATCTTGTTTTGCGAGGGCTGCAGCAAAGCTGATTGGAGTCTCAGACGTGGTAATCTGCGAGAATGGGGGCGTGGTGAGGTTCGAGTACGATGGGGAGGATATTGTTTTAGGAGATAAAGAGAAATGCGTTGAGGCTGTGAGGGTGCTTGAGAAACACTATGAGGTTGAGCTGCTGGACTTCGAATACAGGAAGTCGGAAGTGTGCATGAGGAGGAGCTTTGACATCAACGAGGCGAGAAAGCTCATTGAGGGGATGGGGGTTAAGCTTGTGGATTCAGGCTTTGCCTACCACATTATGGATGCTGATGTTAGCAAGGGAAAAGCTTTGAAGTTCGTTGCCGAGAGGCTTGGTATCAGTTCAGCGGAGTTTGCAGTTATCGGCGACTCAGAGAACGACATAGACATGTTCAGAGTTGCTGGATTCGGAATTGCTGTTGCCAATGCCGATGAGAGGCTGAAGGAGTATGCTGATTTAGTTACGCCATCACCAGACGGCGAGGGGGTTGTTGAGGCTTTGCAGTTTCTGGGATTGTTGCGGTGA